The DNA segment TAATGACAAAGCAAATTTATCCTGCATTGACTGGAGTGCGAGCTTTGGCCGCTTATATGGTTTTTATAGTTCATTATAATTCAATTGATGAAACTAATTTTGAAATTCTTAAAAAGTTTGTTGGACAATTTCACATTGGTGTAAGTATCTTTTTTGTTCTAAGTGGTTTTTTGATTGCTTATCGATACATGGATTCAAAGAATTTTCACTTTGGACGTTATATGATTAATAGAATAGCGAGAGTGTATCCCATTTATTTTATTCTCACCACCATCACGTTTTTAGCGACCTGGTATTATAGGCAAGAGGAGTCTTTTGACTGGGTTTTGTACGGGATGAATATTACGTTTCTCAGAGGTTTCTTTGATGATTTAATATTTACAGGAATTGCTCAAGGTTGGTCACTCACCGTCGAAGAAACATTTTACTTCACCGCACCATTGTTATTTCTACTACTGCGAAAGTCAAAATGTTTTCTGGTCATTCTTCCCATTTTAATTTTATTAATAGGCTTTGGGATTGTTCATTTTTTCGGAAACTCGCTTCCATTTGGGTTTTTTGGTAGTAACAATTTTCTACTG comes from the Flavobacterium ardleyense genome and includes:
- a CDS encoding acyltransferase family protein, producing the protein MTKQIYPALTGVRALAAYMVFIVHYNSIDETNFEILKKFVGQFHIGVSIFFVLSGFLIAYRYMDSKNFHFGRYMINRIARVYPIYFILTTITFLATWYYRQEESFDWVLYGMNITFLRGFFDDLIFTGIAQGWSLTVEETFYFTAPLLFLLLRKSKCFLVILPILILLIGFGIVHFFGNSLPFGFFGSNNFLLEFTFLGRVFEFFIGIGIVFVMKKSHLFSTSGWFTYGGISAMIICIYLMSILDNDGAAADKIPFYVVYLLFLPLLGIAPLLFGLIQEKTIVQSLFSNKVAVLLGKSSYAFYLVHMGIFKFKLDTITDNLWVIFLVLNLLAVVIYLFLEKPLNRIIRARFT